A window of Tautonia plasticadhaerens contains these coding sequences:
- a CDS encoding ArnT family glycosyltransferase has protein sequence MPDSLPPRQRIALAALLLATFGLRAWGADQPIVENYVGRQVPTAMVARNLQRGSGFLRPRLDTGPFPNLFLVEPPIYASAVAGLGGATGWPIGVSGRLVSALATTLGAWGLFGLVRRREGGTVSLLAVGVFATMPVMLRYGRAVQPDAMMIGTQLAAMRCWDAFASGRGRGWLASGWLLLATSLALKVTSAFVLVPLALAILGVGRKGLIVLSASAIVPALLWYLHAAGVLAEGEGSRASLDNGRIWLSALVPSALLESETYRPAARYLLVRAFTPIGLVLAVIGLSRGPVDRLWWIWFASAGLSLVALAGKWHHEYYWMVLAPVFSVGIARALAAILARGRGGPRTAGAAGAALLAMSAAVSGSTWRTPVEWRGLAEAAEAVRRVVPEGALVVAPEALLYSADRRGCRLELPPEAARRAAGEWGGRLDAPADPLALVEFYRARGASFLAGPGAGAGADPDPRRAAFFRAARARYRVRVDRPGAFVAELVPGPDPDDGASPHVDRRPP, from the coding sequence ATGCCCGACTCGCTCCCCCCGCGCCAGCGGATCGCCCTGGCGGCGCTGCTGCTGGCGACCTTCGGCCTGAGGGCCTGGGGGGCCGACCAGCCGATCGTCGAGAACTACGTCGGCCGCCAGGTGCCGACGGCGATGGTGGCCCGGAACCTCCAGCGGGGCTCGGGGTTCCTCCGGCCTCGGCTCGACACGGGGCCGTTCCCGAACCTGTTCCTGGTCGAGCCGCCGATCTACGCCTCGGCCGTCGCCGGGTTGGGCGGGGCGACGGGCTGGCCGATCGGCGTGTCGGGTCGCCTGGTGTCGGCGCTGGCGACGACCCTCGGCGCCTGGGGGCTGTTCGGCCTGGTCCGGCGGAGGGAAGGGGGAACGGTCTCCCTGCTGGCGGTCGGCGTCTTCGCGACGATGCCGGTGATGCTCCGCTACGGCCGGGCGGTGCAGCCGGACGCGATGATGATCGGCACCCAGCTCGCCGCGATGCGATGCTGGGACGCCTTCGCCTCGGGGAGGGGGAGGGGATGGCTCGCCTCGGGCTGGCTCCTGCTGGCGACGAGCCTGGCGCTGAAGGTGACCTCGGCGTTCGTCCTCGTGCCGCTGGCGCTGGCGATCCTCGGGGTCGGCAGGAAGGGGCTGATCGTCCTGTCCGCGTCGGCGATCGTCCCGGCGCTGCTCTGGTACCTGCACGCGGCGGGGGTGCTGGCGGAGGGGGAGGGGTCGAGGGCGTCGCTGGACAACGGGCGGATCTGGCTGTCGGCGCTGGTGCCGTCGGCCCTGCTGGAATCCGAGACGTATCGGCCGGCGGCGAGGTATCTTCTGGTCCGGGCCTTCACCCCGATCGGGCTGGTGCTGGCGGTGATCGGGTTGTCGAGGGGGCCGGTCGATCGGCTCTGGTGGATCTGGTTCGCGTCGGCCGGGCTCTCGCTGGTGGCCTTGGCGGGGAAGTGGCATCACGAATACTATTGGATGGTGCTGGCGCCGGTCTTTAGCGTCGGGATCGCCCGGGCGCTGGCGGCGATCCTCGCCCGGGGTCGGGGAGGGCCCCGGACGGCCGGGGCGGCCGGGGCGGCGTTGCTGGCGATGTCGGCGGCGGTCTCGGGCTCGACCTGGCGGACGCCGGTCGAGTGGCGAGGGCTGGCGGAGGCGGCCGAGGCCGTCCGTCGGGTCGTCCCGGAGGGGGCGCTCGTGGTGGCCCCCGAGGCGCTGCTGTACTCGGCCGACCGGCGGGGGTGCCGGCTGGAACTCCCCCCCGAGGCCGCCCGCAGGGCCGCCGGCGAGTGGGGCGGCCGGCTCGACGCCCCGGCCGACCCCCTGGCGCTGGTCGAATTCTACCGGGCCCGGGGCGCCTCCTTCCTCGCCGGCCCCGGGGCCGGGGCCGGGGCGGACCCCGACCCCCGACGGGCCGCGTTCTTCCGGGCGGCCCGGGCACGATACCGAGTGCGGGTCGACCGGCCCGGCGCCTTCGTCGCCGAGCTGGTCCCGG